One genomic window of Clostridioides sp. ES-S-0054-01 includes the following:
- a CDS encoding amidohydrolase, producing the protein MRNVDLIIKNAYIISMNTEREILNDACIIIENSKIIDIGKSNLLEKYISEKTIDARGKFVFPGFISTHSHLFQTLLKGLGRDKLLLDWLDSSVRRAIHKIDEECCYYAALTGCIEAIKTGTTTILDYMYCHGKEGLDDSIIQGFEDLGIRGILGRGFTDTSKFPEEFGCTYHDTEQKFFDDVRRLDKKYKNHSRISLALAPGIIWDNTEDGYKEIRKIADELNIPITMHLLETEDDDKYCLGDRGMRTVPYLEKMGILGSDFIAVHCIHMLDEDIELFKKYDVKISHNPISNMVLAAGVAPIPRFIKEGLTISLACDGSASNDTQNMLEVMKMTTLLQKVTHRDAKLLPSSSVLEMATLGGAKSINKLDSLGSIEVGKNADIVVYNPYQSAISIPIHDPISSLIYSSTPNNIETSIIDGKVIMENSQITTIDEEKILYKTQQISSKLIDDVGLGNVQWGKRIYGL; encoded by the coding sequence ATGAGAAACGTAGATTTGATAATTAAAAACGCTTATATAATTTCAATGAATACTGAGAGGGAAATATTAAATGATGCTTGTATAATAATTGAAAATAGCAAGATAATTGACATAGGAAAATCTAATTTACTAGAAAAATACATTTCAGAAAAAACTATAGACGCTAGAGGAAAATTTGTTTTTCCTGGGTTCATAAGTACTCATTCTCATCTATTTCAGACGTTATTAAAGGGGTTAGGAAGGGATAAATTGTTGTTAGACTGGCTTGATAGTTCTGTTAGAAGAGCTATACATAAGATAGATGAAGAATGTTGTTACTATGCAGCATTAACAGGGTGTATAGAAGCAATTAAAACAGGTACAACTACTATACTAGACTATATGTATTGTCATGGAAAAGAAGGGCTTGATGATAGTATAATTCAAGGATTTGAAGACTTGGGAATAAGAGGAATACTTGGCAGAGGATTTACAGATACAAGTAAATTTCCCGAGGAATTTGGTTGCACTTATCATGATACAGAACAAAAATTCTTTGATGATGTTAGAAGATTGGATAAAAAATATAAAAACCATTCAAGAATCAGTCTGGCATTGGCACCCGGAATTATATGGGATAACACAGAAGATGGTTATAAAGAGATAAGAAAGATAGCTGATGAACTTAATATCCCAATAACAATGCATTTACTTGAAACTGAAGATGATGATAAATACTGTTTAGGTGATAGAGGTATGAGAACTGTACCATATCTTGAAAAGATGGGGATTTTAGGTTCTGATTTTATCGCAGTTCATTGTATACACATGTTAGATGAAGACATAGAGTTATTTAAAAAGTATGATGTTAAAATATCACATAACCCTATATCTAATATGGTTCTAGCAGCAGGAGTGGCTCCAATTCCAAGATTTATAAAAGAGGGCTTAACTATAAGTTTAGCATGTGATGGTTCAGCTAGTAATGATACTCAAAATATGTTAGAGGTAATGAAGATGACTACATTATTACAAAAGGTTACTCATAGAGATGCGAAACTTTTACCTTCATCAAGTGTACTTGAAATGGCAACTTTAGGAGGAGCAAAATCTATAAATAAATTAGACTCACTAGGTTCAATAGAGGTAGGAAAAAACGCTGATATTGTGGTTTATAATCCATATCAAAGTGCAATTTCCATACCAATTCACGACCCGATTAGTTCACTAATATATTCATCCACTCCAAATAATATAGAAACTTCTATTATAGATGGAAAAGTGATTATGGAGAATAGTCAGATAACAACTATAGATGAAGAAAAAATATTATATAAAACTCAACAAATCTCAAGTAAATTAATAGATGATGTTGGTCTAGGAAATGTACA
- a CDS encoding 2-oxo acid dehydrogenase subunit E2, which translates to MIIEVKMPKFGLSMEDGTIGTWLIEEGDIVNKGDEILEVETDKITNTVEATESGVLRKILFEEGDVANCGETICIIADADEDISGLNPTVKTDMEKEEEDTLILEQTTEAKKLAVDKKITPRAKKIAEEKGINYSNIEGTGIHGAITIDDLKNFMNKNLEEKVIETNQIKVDEKGVRQDAISIPQTKSTKTTIGENDVVIKMTQMQNVIAKKMHESLLTTAQTTITTELEITNLTKVYKSLKEKYKNVSVKLSYTALIIKAVAQALENHPKLRTQVFDENHFKINDEINVGVAVDISNGLVVPVIKNANLKDLRTICIELSDLSERAKSNQLNPDEMSNGTITITNLGMFGITYFTPVLNTPESAILGIGSIIEKVLVKDGAFYAGSIMNMSLTHDHRVIDGAPGARFLQEVTQNLLDFRWM; encoded by the coding sequence ATGATTATAGAAGTTAAAATGCCAAAATTTGGTCTTTCTATGGAAGATGGAACAATTGGTACATGGTTGATTGAAGAAGGTGACATTGTAAATAAAGGGGATGAAATTTTAGAGGTTGAAACTGATAAGATAACCAATACTGTTGAAGCAACAGAAAGTGGAGTACTGAGAAAGATACTGTTTGAAGAGGGTGATGTTGCTAATTGTGGGGAGACAATTTGTATAATTGCAGATGCAGATGAAGATATTAGTGGACTTAACCCAACAGTTAAAACAGATATGGAAAAAGAAGAAGAAGATACTTTAATCTTAGAGCAGACAACAGAAGCAAAAAAATTGGCAGTAGATAAGAAAATAACTCCAAGAGCTAAAAAAATAGCTGAAGAGAAAGGAATTAACTACTCAAATATAGAGGGTACAGGAATACATGGAGCAATAACAATTGATGACTTAAAAAATTTCATGAATAAAAATCTAGAAGAAAAGGTCATTGAAACTAATCAAATTAAAGTGGATGAAAAAGGAGTACGGCAAGATGCTATATCTATTCCTCAAACTAAGAGTACTAAGACAACTATAGGGGAAAATGATGTAGTAATTAAAATGACTCAAATGCAAAATGTAATAGCGAAAAAAATGCATGAAAGTTTATTGACAACAGCTCAAACTACGATTACTACTGAATTAGAAATTACAAATCTAACTAAAGTATATAAGAGTCTAAAAGAAAAGTATAAAAATGTAAGTGTTAAATTGAGTTATACAGCTCTTATAATAAAAGCTGTAGCCCAAGCACTTGAAAATCATCCTAAACTTAGAACACAAGTATTTGATGAAAATCATTTTAAAATAAATGATGAAATTAATGTAGGTGTAGCTGTAGACATTTCAAATGGATTAGTAGTACCTGTAATAAAGAATGCAAATTTAAAAGATTTAAGAACAATATGCATAGAGTTGAGTGATTTAAGTGAAAGAGCTAAGAGTAATCAGTTAAACCCGGATGAAATGAGCAATGGAACTATTACTATAACTAATTTAGGCATGTTTGGAATAACATATTTTACTCCAGTATTAAATACACCAGAAAGTGCCATTTTAGGTATTGGAAGTATAATAGAAAAAGTTCTTGTAAAAGATGGTGCATTTTATGCTGGTTCTATAATGAATATGAGTTTGACTCATGACCATAGAGTGATAGATGGAGCCCCTGGTGCGCGTTTTCTTCAAGAAGTTACTCAAAATCTTTTAGATTTTAGATGGATGTAA
- a CDS encoding alpha-ketoacid dehydrogenase subunit beta: MGRKLSYGMAINEALHQAMENDDRVFILGEDVAKMGGDFGITKGIMAKWPNRIKDTALSESAILGLSNGAALCGLRPVPEIMFADFLGVCFDQLVNNAAKLNFMFQGKAHCPITVRAVQGAGIRCAYHHSVCAESWFMNTPGLVVVSPTTPYEAKGMLLSAIKNDNPVLFLEHKMLYNVKGEVPVEPYEIPLYEAEIERIGSDVTIVATQMMLGLAHKTATELEKEGINVEIIDLRTVFPYDKKTIVESVAKTSRLVIAQEGPRVGGWAAEISAMINEDVFEYLSAPIKRVTSIDAPVAYAPVLEDFVLPKLENLIRACREVMQY; the protein is encoded by the coding sequence ATGGGAAGAAAACTTTCGTATGGAATGGCAATAAATGAAGCACTTCATCAAGCTATGGAAAATGATGACAGAGTTTTTATATTAGGTGAAGATGTCGCTAAAATGGGTGGAGATTTTGGTATTACCAAGGGAATAATGGCTAAATGGCCAAATAGAATCAAGGATACAGCCTTATCGGAGTCAGCTATATTAGGACTATCAAATGGAGCGGCTCTTTGTGGACTAAGACCCGTACCTGAGATAATGTTTGCAGACTTTTTAGGTGTTTGTTTTGACCAACTTGTAAATAATGCAGCAAAACTTAATTTTATGTTTCAGGGGAAAGCACATTGTCCAATTACTGTTCGTGCTGTACAGGGGGCTGGTATACGTTGTGCATATCATCATTCAGTTTGTGCAGAATCATGGTTTATGAATACTCCAGGGCTTGTAGTAGTTTCACCAACAACACCTTATGAAGCTAAGGGAATGCTACTTTCAGCTATAAAGAACGATAATCCAGTATTATTTCTGGAACATAAAATGCTATATAACGTTAAAGGTGAAGTACCAGTTGAACCATATGAGATTCCTTTATATGAAGCTGAAATTGAGAGAATTGGTAGTGATGTTACTATAGTAGCTACTCAAATGATGTTAGGCTTGGCACATAAAACAGCAACTGAACTTGAAAAAGAAGGAATTAATGTAGAGATAATCGACCTTAGAACTGTTTTTCCTTATGATAAAAAAACTATAGTGGAATCAGTAGCTAAAACTAGCAGATTGGTTATTGCTCAAGAAGGACCAAGAGTAGGAGGATGGGCAGCTGAAATATCTGCCATGATAAATGAAGATGTATTTGAGTATCTAAGTGCACCTATAAAAAGAGTTACATCAATTGATGCTCCAGTAGCATATGCACCGGTTTTAGAAGACTTTGTTTTGCCAAAATTGGAAAATCTAATTAGAGCTTGTAGAGAAGTTATGCAATATTAA
- a CDS encoding thiamine pyrophosphate-dependent dehydrogenase E1 component subunit alpha: MVLDKTRLEKLYRDMVMIRRFEEVIEEYAANGTIPGFVHLSIGQEACQAGIVDALRKTDYKFPDHRGHGTIALCGTDPKLVMAEIFAKATGINGGRGGSMHINDIGCRNMGFNGIQGSTMVTCLGTAFASVYKETDDVTAVFLGDGTLGEGTCHESLNMSATWKLPIIYCLLNNQYAISTHYTDSHPQKELKTWGEGYEIPSYRVDGNDVEAVIEIVEKAADRARKGEGPTLIEFLTYRWQGHFAGDPAAYRPEEEVKYWKDRDPIKLTRKILIEREGMSDDVLKQIEEEIEDDVQEMLRFSLESPSPDIKDAVTHTYVDRKVEIR; this comes from the coding sequence ATGGTATTAGATAAAACAAGATTAGAAAAATTATATCGTGATATGGTTATGATTCGAAGATTTGAAGAAGTAATAGAAGAGTATGCGGCAAATGGAACTATACCAGGATTTGTACATTTAAGTATAGGTCAGGAGGCTTGTCAAGCAGGTATAGTAGATGCACTTAGAAAAACAGATTATAAATTTCCAGACCATAGAGGACATGGGACTATTGCACTTTGTGGAACCGACCCAAAACTTGTAATGGCTGAAATATTTGCTAAAGCTACAGGTATAAATGGTGGTAGAGGCGGTTCAATGCATATAAATGATATTGGATGTAGAAATATGGGATTCAATGGAATACAAGGCTCTACGATGGTAACTTGCCTAGGCACAGCTTTTGCATCCGTATATAAAGAAACTGATGATGTTACAGCAGTATTTTTAGGTGATGGAACTTTGGGAGAAGGTACTTGTCATGAAAGCCTTAACATGTCAGCCACATGGAAACTACCAATCATATACTGTTTACTTAATAATCAGTATGCTATATCTACACACTACACAGATTCTCACCCTCAAAAAGAGCTAAAAACGTGGGGTGAGGGATATGAAATTCCAAGTTACAGAGTAGATGGTAATGATGTAGAAGCAGTAATTGAGATAGTAGAAAAAGCAGCAGATAGAGCAAGAAAAGGTGAAGGTCCAACATTAATAGAGTTTCTTACCTATCGTTGGCAAGGTCATTTTGCAGGGGACCCAGCAGCATATAGACCTGAAGAAGAAGTTAAGTACTGGAAAGACAGAGACCCAATAAAATTAACTAGAAAAATACTTATTGAGAGAGAAGGTATGTCAGACGATGTACTTAAGCAGATTGAAGAAGAGATAGAGGATGATGTTCAAGAAATGTTAAGATTCTCATTGGAGAGTCCATCACCAGATATTAAGGATGCAGTTACACACACATATGTTGATAGAAAGGTGGAAATAAGATAA
- a CDS encoding methenyltetrahydromethanopterin cyclohydrolase: protein MISLNKKAMMVVREILEDAESLGCEVIKKACGATIIDMGLNCSGSWKAGILFTRASIGDLGIVTLGDFKLNDEYSFSAVEVFIDKPLIACMGSQIAGWKLGEGEFATIGSGPARALARVESDWYFEMTPYKDDYHEAVLCIQDVKYPDEKTILEIANACRVKPEDTYILISPSTCIVASMQVSARIIEQVCHKMFEKNFDAGQIVLARGKAPIAPIVKDEIKTMGRINDALIYGSETEFWVDSTDTAIAKTIHQLAGKTSSPNYGELFEDVFEKAGRDFFYVDHDVHSIGKIQIHNINTGKSFSSGEINYSALERSFLK, encoded by the coding sequence ATGATAAGTTTAAATAAAAAGGCAATGATGGTAGTAAGAGAAATACTGGAAGATGCAGAATCATTAGGATGCGAAGTTATTAAGAAAGCTTGTGGAGCAACTATAATTGATATGGGTCTAAATTGTAGTGGAAGCTGGAAAGCAGGGATTTTATTTACTAGAGCTTCTATAGGTGATTTAGGAATAGTAACATTGGGTGATTTTAAATTAAATGATGAATATTCTTTTTCAGCTGTTGAAGTATTCATAGATAAGCCATTAATTGCATGTATGGGTTCACAGATTGCTGGATGGAAACTTGGAGAAGGTGAGTTTGCAACTATAGGGTCAGGTCCAGCAAGAGCTTTAGCAAGGGTTGAATCAGATTGGTATTTTGAAATGACTCCGTACAAAGATGATTATCATGAGGCAGTCTTATGCATTCAAGATGTAAAATACCCTGACGAAAAAACTATTTTAGAAATCGCAAATGCTTGTAGAGTAAAACCAGAAGACACATATATATTGATTTCCCCCAGTACATGTATCGTAGCATCAATGCAAGTATCAGCAAGAATCATTGAGCAAGTATGTCATAAAATGTTTGAAAAAAACTTTGATGCAGGTCAAATCGTACTTGCAAGAGGAAAAGCGCCAATAGCACCAATAGTAAAAGATGAAATTAAGACTATGGGAAGAATAAATGATGCATTAATTTATGGTAGTGAAACTGAGTTTTGGGTAGATTCAACTGACACTGCTATTGCAAAGACTATACATCAATTAGCAGGAAAAACTTCATCTCCAAATTATGGAGAGCTATTTGAGGATGTGTTTGAAAAAGCAGGAAGAGATTTTTTCTATGTAGACCATGATGTACATTCAATTGGAAAAATACAGATACACAATATAAATACTGGCAAATCATTTTCATCAGGAGAGATAAATTATTCAGCTCTTGAAAGAAGTTTCTTAAAATAA
- a CDS encoding purine/pyrimidine permease: MENYKYGFNDKPKFLTAIPLSMQHVFSAFAGTMSGAILVAVGMGLSLSETAFLIQCSMLIAGVSTILQSMGIGPVGSRLPIVTGGSFTFVAPLIALSTNNDVGIAGAFGAVLVGSLVLTLVGPFAVKYLHKYFTPTVTGSVVLAVGLSLMSSSFDYAISFDVHSPDVVANFSLAVFTLLLTLILNQFGKGFLKVASIIISIVIGYVVAVIFGMVDFSSMTQANWFSMPKPIYWGLEFNLGAIVTICTIHIVTVMEIIGDTTGVVSSVENRLPTQKELMRAVRADGVGSCFAALFNGLPVISGSPNIGIICMTGVASRYIVALGGVILGILAFFPKFAQILALTPDPVIGGTLVMMFGTIASSGIKVIGMGKMTNRNITILAVSLGIGMGGYFNQAALAFLPSIVVTLMTGISGTALLSLILNIILPKEKEEVIESKVSCKA; encoded by the coding sequence ATGGAAAATTACAAGTATGGATTTAACGACAAGCCAAAGTTTCTAACAGCAATACCGCTTAGTATGCAACATGTTTTTTCTGCTTTTGCGGGTACTATGTCTGGTGCTATTTTAGTAGCTGTTGGCATGGGTCTCTCACTAAGTGAGACTGCATTTTTGATTCAGTGTTCAATGCTGATTGCAGGAGTGAGCACCATACTGCAATCTATGGGGATTGGACCAGTAGGGTCACGGTTGCCAATTGTTACTGGTGGAAGTTTCACCTTTGTAGCACCGTTAATTGCCTTAAGTACAAATAATGATGTTGGCATTGCTGGAGCTTTTGGAGCAGTGCTTGTAGGAAGTTTAGTTTTAACTTTAGTAGGACCATTTGCAGTAAAATATTTGCATAAATATTTTACACCTACAGTTACAGGAAGTGTTGTTTTAGCAGTAGGGTTATCACTTATGAGTTCTTCATTTGACTATGCAATATCATTTGATGTCCATAGCCCTGATGTAGTTGCTAATTTTTCTTTAGCTGTATTTACATTGTTGTTGACACTCATTTTAAATCAATTCGGAAAAGGTTTTCTAAAGGTGGCATCCATAATAATTTCAATAGTGATAGGGTATGTGGTAGCAGTAATATTTGGTATGGTTGATTTTTCTAGTATGACACAAGCAAATTGGTTTTCAATGCCAAAACCTATATACTGGGGATTGGAATTCAACTTAGGGGCTATTGTAACCATATGTACAATTCATATTGTGACGGTTATGGAGATAATAGGAGATACGACAGGCGTTGTAAGCTCTGTTGAGAATCGGTTACCTACACAAAAAGAGTTGATGAGAGCCGTAAGAGCAGATGGAGTTGGAAGTTGTTTTGCAGCTTTATTCAATGGACTTCCAGTTATATCAGGTAGCCCAAACATAGGGATAATATGTATGACAGGTGTTGCAAGTAGGTACATAGTAGCACTTGGAGGAGTGATATTAGGTATTTTAGCATTTTTCCCAAAGTTTGCTCAGATATTAGCTTTAACACCAGACCCAGTAATTGGAGGGACATTGGTTATGATGTTTGGAACAATTGCATCATCGGGTATTAAGGTTATTGGAATGGGGAAAATGACAAATCGTAATATAACAATTTTAGCAGTTTCATTGGGAATTGGTATGGGTGGTTATTTTAATCAAGCTGCATTAGCATTTTTACCAAGTATAGTAGTCACTTTAATGACTGGTATATCTGGAACAGCTTTATTATCTTTGATACTAAATATCATATTGCCTAAGGAAAAGGAAGAAGTAATTGAAAGTAAAGTAAGTTGTAAAGCTTAG
- a CDS encoding amidohydrolase family protein — protein MIYDLILKNGFIIDGIGNPGFYGDIAIKDNLIAKIDSKINSNTNKEIDCCGKVITPGFIDPHVHEEIVAILDGKFEKFLKQGVTTTINGNCGHSITPYSSENIYEYMYKNGLLLEEEKKHLIDKNKYWNNFTEYCDLISKSGISINMGFLLGHGTIRWSVMGGSKDRPPTEEEKNEITNIINDGMKSGAFGISTGLAYIPSKYADIDELVDIAKLIKEYDGIYTSHIRDYIGRYNAVKETIEVGEESGARVQVSHLSPVEIEAFDEILKARYNGVDIMVDTVPRSSGHCMKKKRVIQFIMAISSSLFELGIDGVMDALRNEEGRALILKEAFILGDRGSIILLNTKDIDMEKKSIREIAIQKGMDEDKLLLDLLLDGDEELIFCLGGMYRADFPDKLHDDKIIDNPFVMVGSDCLFSVGGDMSWFELQRRGAFPIFFNMYRKSDVRLEEIVRRVTSLPARQFKIKNRGVLKEGFIADIAIIDMDNYSYPRSEDIDFSKPQLLAKGVEYVIVNGKIALEEGEVTENQYGVVLKR, from the coding sequence TTGATATATGATTTAATCTTAAAAAATGGATTTATAATAGATGGTATAGGTAATCCTGGTTTTTATGGAGATATAGCAATTAAAGACAACTTAATAGCAAAAATAGATTCTAAGATAAATAGCAATACAAATAAAGAGATTGATTGTTGTGGAAAAGTTATAACACCTGGATTTATTGACCCTCATGTTCATGAAGAAATAGTAGCAATACTAGATGGTAAATTTGAAAAGTTTCTAAAACAAGGAGTTACAACAACTATAAATGGTAACTGTGGGCATTCTATAACACCATATTCTTCTGAAAATATATATGAATATATGTATAAAAATGGCTTATTACTTGAAGAAGAAAAAAAGCATCTTATAGATAAAAATAAATATTGGAATAATTTTACAGAATATTGTGACCTTATATCTAAAAGTGGTATTTCTATTAATATGGGATTTTTACTAGGGCATGGTACTATAAGATGGAGTGTTATGGGGGGGTCTAAAGATAGACCGCCTACAGAAGAAGAAAAAAATGAAATTACAAATATAATAAATGATGGTATGAAAAGTGGTGCTTTTGGAATATCTACTGGATTGGCATATATACCAAGTAAGTATGCTGATATTGATGAACTTGTTGATATTGCAAAGTTAATTAAAGAATATGATGGTATATATACATCTCATATTAGAGATTACATAGGAAGATATAACGCAGTAAAAGAAACTATAGAGGTTGGGGAAGAAAGTGGTGCTAGAGTTCAAGTATCACATTTAAGTCCAGTTGAAATAGAAGCTTTTGATGAGATATTAAAAGCTAGATACAATGGTGTTGATATAATGGTTGATACAGTGCCAAGAAGTTCTGGGCATTGTATGAAGAAGAAAAGAGTGATTCAATTTATTATGGCGATATCATCTAGTCTATTTGAATTAGGTATAGATGGAGTAATGGATGCTCTTAGAAATGAAGAGGGAAGAGCACTTATATTAAAAGAGGCATTTATACTTGGAGATAGAGGCAGTATAATACTTCTAAACACTAAGGATATTGATATGGAAAAGAAATCAATACGTGAAATAGCTATACAAAAAGGTATGGATGAGGACAAGTTATTACTCGATTTACTTTTAGATGGAGATGAAGAGCTTATCTTTTGTCTAGGTGGAATGTATAGAGCCGATTTCCCAGACAAATTGCATGATGATAAAATAATTGATAATCCATTTGTTATGGTTGGTTCAGATTGTTTGTTTAGTGTGGGTGGAGATATGTCATGGTTTGAACTCCAAAGAAGAGGAGCTTTTCCAATTTTCTTCAACATGTACAGAAAGTCAGATGTTAGACTAGAAGAAATTGTAAGAAGAGTCACTTCATTACCAGCTAGGCAGTTTAAAATAAAAAATAGAGGTGTTCTTAAAGAAGGGTTTATAGCTGATATAGCAATTATTGATATGGATAATTATAGTTATCCTAGGTCAGAAGATATTGATTTCTCAAAGCCACAATTATTAGCTAAAGGTGTTGAATATGTAATTGTAAATGGAAAAATTGCATTAGAAGAGGGAGAAGTTACTGAGAATCAATATGGAGTGGTATTAAAAAGATAA
- a CDS encoding DUF5058 family protein has translation MDYLKLANHPLLWIASTVAVSIVVVQSLIFAIKSCKVGKTMGITDKQIKSAVKSSAISAIGPSMTIFAGMVSLIVTMGGPIAWMRLSFIGSVIFESMSAGFGTDALGITLGSPEMTKLAFTNAVWTMILGSLGWIVFTLLFGHKLDKITNVISSGNKSFIPIISLGAMLGSFAYLNADRVLRFDNGTIACISGMAIMTILCMLEKKKNIKWLREWGLTISMFSGMIIASVI, from the coding sequence ATGGATTATTTAAAATTAGCTAATCACCCACTCTTGTGGATAGCAAGTACAGTAGCAGTATCAATAGTAGTAGTACAGTCGCTTATATTTGCTATAAAATCTTGTAAAGTTGGTAAAACAATGGGAATAACAGATAAACAAATAAAGTCAGCTGTCAAAAGTAGTGCTATTTCAGCTATAGGACCTTCAATGACTATATTTGCTGGAATGGTATCGCTTATAGTTACTATGGGTGGACCTATAGCATGGATGAGATTATCGTTTATAGGTTCTGTAATTTTTGAATCTATGTCAGCTGGATTTGGAACAGATGCATTAGGTATAACTTTAGGTTCTCCTGAAATGACAAAACTTGCATTTACAAATGCGGTTTGGACTATGATACTGGGTTCTTTAGGATGGATAGTATTCACATTACTATTTGGACATAAACTAGATAAGATAACTAATGTTATATCTAGTGGAAATAAATCATTTATACCAATAATATCTTTAGGAGCTATGCTAGGTTCATTTGCATATTTAAATGCTGATAGGGTGTTGCGTTTTGATAATGGGACAATCGCATGTATAAGTGGGATGGCTATAATGACAATATTATGCATGCTTGAAAAGAAGAAAAATATAAAATGGTTAAGAGAGTGGGGGCTTACAATATCAATGTTTAGTGGGATGATAATAGCTTCAGTAATATAA
- a CDS encoding membrane dipeptidase: MKSAYKGYEAYSYLEKGKDISSIEMCKGDKRVKEYLIELDDVQEAKVKSIVEDKIFISLHEHPVLFPEHLERDIFEYNREGKQRCAYEALSRGYYDAIFDNLMDGVCTITSNSGWKWDDILIDLGMRLCDLAHQDFVIKCEKVEDIYRAKSEGKVALIPTLEGAAPIENELDRIDILYGFGIRMMGITYSESNALGSGLKEEKDGGLTNFGRKAVERMNKIGMAIDCSHVGVQTTLDVIEYSNDPIILSHVGTRSLWDTKRLTPDEVLIACAKKGGVIGVEAAPHTTITEKNKEHSIESFMEHFEYIKNLVGIDHVAFGPDTIYGDHVKLHSVLAAKFDIKKITGTKEHPKVEYVKGLENPTETSKNIVRYLVKHGYSDEEIEKVLGGNILRVLKQVWK, from the coding sequence ATGAAGTCAGCTTATAAAGGATATGAAGCATATAGTTATCTGGAAAAAGGAAAAGATATCTCATCTATTGAGATGTGTAAAGGAGATAAGAGAGTTAAAGAGTACCTTATTGAGTTAGATGATGTTCAAGAAGCGAAGGTTAAAAGTATAGTGGAGGACAAAATATTTATATCATTACATGAACATCCAGTCTTATTTCCAGAACACTTGGAAAGAGATATATTTGAATACAATAGAGAGGGTAAACAAAGATGCGCTTATGAAGCACTATCAAGAGGATATTATGATGCTATATTTGATAATTTAATGGATGGTGTATGTACAATCACATCAAATTCAGGATGGAAATGGGATGATATATTAATAGATTTAGGTATGAGGCTATGTGATTTAGCGCATCAAGATTTTGTTATAAAATGTGAAAAAGTGGAAGATATATACAGAGCTAAAAGTGAAGGTAAAGTGGCATTAATACCCACACTAGAAGGGGCGGCACCAATAGAGAATGAGCTTGATAGAATAGATATACTATATGGATTTGGTATAAGAATGATGGGTATCACATACAGTGAATCTAATGCATTAGGTTCAGGACTAAAGGAAGAAAAAGATGGAGGTCTTACAAATTTTGGTAGAAAAGCTGTAGAAAGAATGAATAAGATTGGAATGGCAATAGATTGTTCTCATGTTGGAGTACAAACTACACTTGATGTTATAGAATATAGTAATGACCCTATAATATTAAGCCATGTTGGTACAAGGAGTTTATGGGATACAAAGAGACTAACTCCAGACGAAGTGCTAATAGCATGTGCTAAAAAAGGAGGGGTTATAGGTGTAGAAGCAGCACCTCATACTACAATAACTGAAAAAAATAAAGAACATTCAATAGAGTCATTTATGGAGCATTTTGAGTATATTAAAAATTTAGTAGGAATAGACCATGTGGCTTTTGGACCAGATACAATATATGGTGACCATGTAAAATTACACTCAGTACTAGCTGCTAAATTTGATATAAAAAAGATAACAGGTACAAAAGAACATCCCAAAGTAGAATATGTAAAAGGTCTTGAGAATCCAACGGAGACTTCAAAAAATATTGTTAGATATTTAGTAAAACATGGGTATAGTGATGAGGAAATAGAAAAGGTACTAGGTGGAAATATACTTAGAGTATTAAAGCAGGTATGGAAATAA